In one Flavobacteriales bacterium genomic region, the following are encoded:
- a CDS encoding DUF58 domain-containing protein has translation MPIEQSRLQAISPLEFKARQVVEGFLAGLHKSPFHGFSVEFAEHRAYNSGESTRHIDWKLFARTDKLFVKRYEEETNLRCELVLDASSSMYFPARADAQEFNKAEFAVHAAAAFIQLLRKQRDAVGLSVFSDRMRVTERARSNSAHLRHLMMLLEGLLTEEAPTAGQRTHLVEALHDIAQRAHRRSLVVILSDMLDDTDREAEVFDALQHLRFNKHDIILFHIVDRRRELELDLEDRPYTFVDLETGEQVKAHPAEVREAYRSAMAERWHRLKLKCGQYRIDLVEADVNAGFEPLLLEFLTKRAKLH, from the coding sequence ATGCCCATCGAACAATCCCGGCTCCAGGCCATCTCCCCCCTCGAATTCAAGGCCCGCCAAGTGGTGGAGGGCTTCCTGGCCGGCCTGCACAAGAGCCCCTTCCACGGTTTCAGCGTGGAGTTCGCCGAGCACCGCGCCTACAACAGCGGCGAGAGCACGCGCCACATCGATTGGAAGCTGTTCGCCCGAACGGACAAGCTCTTCGTGAAGCGCTACGAGGAGGAAACCAACCTGCGCTGCGAACTGGTGCTCGATGCGTCCTCCTCCATGTACTTCCCGGCACGGGCCGACGCACAGGAGTTCAACAAAGCGGAATTCGCCGTGCACGCCGCCGCGGCCTTCATCCAACTGCTGCGGAAGCAGCGCGATGCGGTGGGACTCAGCGTGTTCAGCGACCGCATGCGGGTGACGGAGCGGGCGCGCAGCAACTCCGCCCACCTGAGGCACCTGATGATGCTGCTGGAAGGGCTCCTGACGGAGGAGGCGCCCACCGCCGGACAGCGGACGCACCTCGTGGAGGCCCTGCACGACATCGCCCAGCGCGCCCATCGCCGCAGCCTGGTGGTGATCCTGAGCGACATGCTCGACGATACCGACCGTGAGGCGGAGGTGTTCGATGCGCTCCAGCACCTGCGCTTCAACAAGCACGACATCATCCTCTTCCACATCGTGGACCGCCGCCGCGAATTGGAGCTTGACCTGGAGGACCGTCCCTACACCTTCGTGGACCTGGAGACGGGCGAACAGGTGAAGGCCCACCCGGCCGAGGTCAGGGAAGCCTACCGCTCGGCCATGGCCGAACGCTGGCACCGCCTCAAGCTCAAGTGCGGCCAGTACCGGATCGACCTGGTCGAGGCCGACGTCAACGCCGGATTCGAGCCGCTGCTGCTGGAATTCCTGACGAAACGGGCCAAGCTGCATTGA
- a CDS encoding Smr/MutS family protein, translating into MSKHKIDLHDIYNKGSQIDEALREAMDFCIDRRIDMLEIIPGKGSGQLKKKVLRFLQLPEVNKTYHRIDKDRDNFGRLFVRFKH; encoded by the coding sequence ATGAGCAAGCACAAGATCGACCTCCACGACATCTACAACAAGGGATCGCAGATAGACGAGGCCTTGCGCGAGGCGATGGACTTCTGCATCGACCGCCGCATCGACATGCTGGAGATCATCCCGGGCAAGGGCAGCGGGCAGTTGAAGAAGAAGGTGCTGCGCTTCCTGCAGCTACCCGAGGTGAATAAGACCTACCACCGCATCGACAAGGACCGCGACAACTTCGGCCGGCTTTTCGTGCGGTTCAAGCACTGA
- the dnaE gene encoding DNA polymerase III subunit alpha, producing the protein MQFSHLHVHTQFSLLDGAAAIPNLYKKAIADGQPAVAITDHGNMFGAFKFVAEAGKHKNEDGSLKVKPIVGCEFYLVEDRHRKTFTREEKDRRYHQLLLAKNAEGYRNLSKLCSLGFIEGYYSKYPRIDKELVQQYHKGLVATTCCLAASVPRTILRKGEEAGEQEFKWWLDLFGEDYYIELQRHGIPEQDQVNAVLVKWAAKYKVPIIASNDSHYVERDDANAHDILLCINTGEKQSTPSAKDFDDEESKPKGTRFAFANDEFFFKTKDEMARVFSDLPEALDNTQLIVDKVETLKLKQDILLPNYQIPAGFADQDEYLRHLTYEGAIKRWLGGEKVNGEWSLANGGPSHSPVTTDHSPERGLTGGIDSLDPKIKERLDFELFTIKTMGFAGYFLIVQDFINAGRNMGVLIGPGRGSAAGSAVAYCIGITNIDPIKYDLLFERFLNPDRKSMPDIDTDFDDEGRQRVIDYVVDKYGKDQVAQIVTYGSMAAKLSIRDVARVLDLPLNEADRLSKLVPEKPGIELGRVLRAPLEGEKSLKEKEGLGADDLANVKQLREILEGGELTADVLREAEKLEGSVRGVGIHAAGIIIAPKDLKEILPVCTTKDSPMLVTQYDGKVVEDAGVIKMDFLGLKTLTIIRDALRMIDQNHGIRIDIDGIPLDDPKTYALYQRAETNGTFQFESAGMQKYLRELKADQFGDLIAMNALYRPGPLEYIPNFIKRKHGLEKIVYDLPEMEEFLHETYGITVYQEQVMLLAQKLGGFSKGDADVLRKAMGKKDRATLDKMKGKFMSGTAERGFDAKVCEKIWTDWEAFAQYAFNKSHSTCYAFVAYQTAWLKANYPAEYMASVLTHNQSSIDKVTFFMEECRRMGIKVLGPDVNESRLAFSVNRKGEIRFGLGAVKGVGENAVAAIVSEREANGPYSTVFDLVRRIDLRAANRKALESLAYAGAFDGLNVQRAVFFHSAGEGKPTWIETLSRYGQQHQDGADSNQVSMFDMVADTNAGIPEPPIPQIDGWSALEKLHYEKEVIGFYLSGHPLDDHRLEIKHLCHHNLAQLQDLKALEGRDVTFAGIVTKAEHRIAKSGKPFGSFSLEDHHGSHDFMLFSEDYMRFKLYLQAGTLLFVRGRASARTWGRDEGQMEFKITSMELLSDVREKHLSRLTLRIDADRASDELARDLGTLMKGHPGKCKVVVQLVSKAENMAVDLPSKGLSVALSDQLVRSLDGLSEVSYQLN; encoded by the coding sequence ATGCAGTTCTCGCACCTCCACGTCCACACCCAGTTCAGCCTCCTCGACGGCGCCGCCGCCATCCCCAACCTGTACAAGAAGGCCATCGCCGATGGGCAGCCCGCCGTGGCCATCACCGACCATGGCAACATGTTCGGCGCCTTCAAGTTCGTGGCCGAGGCCGGCAAGCACAAGAACGAGGACGGCAGCCTGAAGGTGAAGCCCATCGTGGGCTGCGAGTTCTACCTGGTGGAGGACCGGCACCGCAAGACCTTCACCCGCGAGGAGAAGGACCGCCGCTACCACCAGCTGCTGCTGGCCAAGAACGCCGAAGGCTACCGCAACCTGAGCAAGCTGTGCTCCCTGGGCTTCATCGAGGGCTACTACAGCAAGTACCCGCGCATCGACAAGGAACTGGTGCAGCAGTACCACAAGGGCCTCGTCGCCACCACCTGCTGCCTGGCCGCCAGCGTGCCGCGCACCATCCTGCGCAAGGGCGAGGAGGCCGGCGAGCAGGAATTCAAATGGTGGCTCGACCTCTTCGGCGAGGACTATTACATCGAGCTGCAGCGCCACGGCATCCCCGAGCAGGACCAGGTGAACGCCGTGCTGGTGAAATGGGCCGCCAAGTACAAGGTGCCCATCATCGCCAGCAACGACAGCCATTATGTGGAGCGCGACGATGCCAACGCGCACGACATCCTGCTGTGCATCAACACCGGCGAGAAGCAGAGCACCCCGAGCGCCAAGGACTTCGACGACGAGGAAAGCAAGCCCAAGGGCACCCGCTTCGCCTTCGCCAACGACGAGTTCTTCTTCAAGACCAAGGATGAGATGGCGCGTGTCTTCAGCGACCTGCCCGAGGCGCTGGACAACACGCAGCTGATCGTGGACAAGGTGGAGACCCTGAAGCTGAAGCAGGACATCCTGCTGCCCAACTACCAGATCCCCGCCGGCTTCGCCGACCAGGATGAGTACTTGCGGCATCTGACGTATGAGGGGGCGATCAAACGTTGGCTGGGTGGGGAGAAGGTGAATGGCGAATGGTCACTGGCGAATGGTGGGCCCTCCCATTCGCCAGTCACCACTGACCATTCACCTGAGCGCGGGCTTACGGGGGGCATCGACAGCCTGGACCCGAAGATCAAGGAGCGCCTCGACTTCGAGCTCTTCACCATCAAGACGATGGGCTTCGCGGGCTACTTCCTCATCGTGCAGGACTTCATCAACGCGGGGCGGAACATGGGCGTGCTGATCGGCCCCGGGCGTGGGAGCGCGGCGGGCAGCGCGGTGGCCTATTGCATCGGCATCACCAACATCGACCCCATCAAGTACGACCTGCTGTTCGAGCGCTTCCTGAACCCGGACCGCAAGAGCATGCCCGATATCGACACCGACTTCGACGACGAAGGGCGCCAGCGCGTAATCGACTACGTGGTTGACAAGTACGGCAAGGACCAGGTGGCGCAGATCGTCACCTACGGCAGCATGGCCGCCAAACTGAGCATCCGCGATGTGGCACGCGTGCTCGACCTGCCGCTCAACGAGGCCGACCGACTCAGCAAGCTGGTGCCCGAGAAGCCCGGCATCGAGTTGGGCCGCGTGCTGCGGGCGCCCTTGGAGGGCGAGAAGAGCCTGAAGGAGAAAGAGGGCCTGGGCGCCGATGACCTGGCCAACGTGAAGCAGCTGCGCGAAATCCTCGAGGGCGGCGAACTCACCGCCGACGTGCTGCGCGAGGCCGAGAAGCTCGAGGGCAGCGTGCGCGGCGTGGGCATCCATGCGGCCGGCATCATCATCGCCCCCAAGGACCTGAAGGAGATCCTGCCCGTGTGCACCACCAAGGACTCGCCCATGCTGGTGACCCAGTACGACGGCAAGGTGGTGGAGGACGCCGGCGTGATCAAGATGGACTTCCTGGGACTGAAGACCCTCACCATCATCCGCGATGCGCTGCGGATGATCGACCAGAACCACGGCATCCGGATCGACATCGACGGCATCCCGCTGGACGACCCGAAGACCTACGCCCTCTACCAGCGCGCCGAGACCAACGGCACCTTCCAGTTCGAGAGCGCCGGCATGCAGAAGTACCTCCGCGAGCTGAAGGCCGACCAGTTCGGCGACCTCATCGCCATGAACGCGCTGTACCGGCCCGGCCCGCTGGAATACATCCCCAATTTCATCAAGCGCAAGCACGGGCTGGAGAAGATCGTGTACGACCTCCCCGAGATGGAGGAGTTCCTGCACGAGACCTACGGCATCACCGTGTACCAGGAGCAGGTGATGCTGCTGGCGCAGAAGCTCGGCGGCTTCAGCAAAGGCGATGCGGACGTGTTGCGCAAGGCCATGGGCAAGAAGGACCGCGCCACGCTGGACAAGATGAAGGGCAAGTTCATGTCCGGCACCGCCGAGCGCGGCTTCGACGCCAAGGTGTGCGAGAAGATCTGGACCGACTGGGAGGCCTTCGCCCAATACGCCTTCAACAAGTCGCACAGCACGTGCTACGCCTTCGTGGCCTACCAGACCGCATGGCTCAAGGCCAACTACCCGGCCGAGTACATGGCCAGCGTGCTCACGCACAACCAGAGCAGCATCGACAAGGTCACCTTCTTCATGGAGGAGTGCCGGCGCATGGGCATCAAGGTGCTGGGCCCCGATGTGAACGAGAGCCGCCTGGCCTTCTCGGTGAACAGGAAGGGCGAGATCCGCTTCGGTCTCGGCGCGGTGAAGGGCGTGGGCGAGAACGCCGTGGCCGCCATCGTGAGCGAGCGCGAGGCCAACGGCCCCTACTCCACCGTGTTCGACCTGGTCCGCCGCATAGACCTGCGCGCCGCCAACCGCAAGGCGCTGGAGAGCCTGGCTTATGCCGGCGCCTTCGACGGCCTCAACGTGCAGCGCGCCGTCTTCTTCCACAGCGCGGGCGAAGGCAAGCCCACCTGGATCGAGACGCTCTCCCGCTACGGCCAGCAGCACCAGGACGGCGCGGACAGCAACCAGGTGAGCATGTTCGACATGGTGGCCGACACCAACGCCGGCATCCCCGAGCCGCCCATCCCCCAGATCGACGGCTGGAGCGCGCTGGAGAAGCTGCACTACGAGAAGGAGGTGATCGGCTTCTACCTGAGCGGCCACCCGCTGGACGACCACCGCCTGGAGATCAAGCACCTCTGCCACCACAACCTGGCGCAGCTCCAGGACCTCAAGGCCTTGGAGGGCCGCGACGTCACCTTCGCGGGCATCGTCACCAAGGCCGAGCACCGGATCGCCAAGAGCGGGAAGCCTTTCGGCAGCTTCAGCCTGGAGGACCACCACGGCAGCCACGACTTCATGCTCTTCAGCGAGGATTACATGCGCTTCAAGCTCTACCTGCAGGCCGGCACGCTCCTCTTCGTGCGGGGCCGGGCCAGCGCACGCACCTGGGGCCGCGACGAGGGGCAGATGGAGTTCAAGATCACCAGCATGGAGCTGCTCAGCGATGTGCGCGAGAAGCACCTCAGCAGGCTAACCCTAAGGATCGATGCTGATCGGGCCTCCGATGAGCTTGCCCGCGACCTTGGAACGCTGATGAAGGGTCACCCGGGCAAGTGCAAGGTGGTGGTCCAACTGGTGAGCAAAGCCGAGAACATGGCGGTTGACCTGCCTAGCAAGGGCTTGAGCGTGGCGCTCAGCGACCAGCTGGTGCGGTCGCTCGACGGGCTCTCCGAGGTATCCTACCAACTCAACTGA
- a CDS encoding DUF523 domain-containing protein: MHRPQHLPDPAFFQRPRPTAEQPLVVMMSACLGGIHCGVDGSTNGDHTPLRSWLLRPEVRLVKFCPEDFSFGTPRMTPDSHGGNGFDVLDGKARSLAEDGTDWTEGMVKAAYEMRDRALRERVDVAILMDMSGACGSTVTYLGSRFAADKVYQRGPGVAAAALIRTGIPVISQRDDRSLRMLRDLLDGTRTLTDERDHWEKEWYQSYFARS; this comes from the coding sequence ATGCACCGACCGCAACACCTTCCCGACCCCGCCTTTTTCCAACGCCCGCGCCCCACGGCCGAGCAGCCCTTGGTGGTGATGATGAGCGCGTGCCTGGGCGGTATCCACTGCGGCGTGGACGGCAGCACCAACGGCGACCACACACCCCTGCGCTCCTGGCTGCTACGCCCCGAGGTGCGGCTGGTGAAGTTCTGCCCCGAGGACTTCTCCTTCGGCACGCCGCGCATGACACCCGATAGCCATGGCGGCAACGGCTTCGATGTGCTGGACGGCAAGGCCCGCTCGCTGGCGGAGGACGGCACCGACTGGACCGAAGGCATGGTGAAGGCCGCCTACGAGATGCGCGACCGGGCCCTGCGTGAGCGCGTGGACGTGGCGATCCTGATGGACATGAGCGGCGCCTGCGGAAGCACGGTGACCTACCTCGGCTCGCGCTTCGCGGCGGACAAGGTGTACCAGCGGGGTCCGGGGGTGGCGGCTGCGGCCTTGATCCGTACGGGCATCCCGGTGATCTCGCAGCGTGACGACCGCTCCCTGCGCATGCTCCGCGACCTGCTTGACGGCACGCGCACGCTCACCGATGAGCGCGACCATTGGGAGAAGGAGTGGTACCAGAGCTACTTCGCACGGTCATGA
- a CDS encoding MnmC family methyltransferase — MKMRINKLLDRALIPGNGGELLFYQRGDEYSIEVVGIRGELMSTAMHGSEDALAELALKRLKAPQEAHVVIGGLGMGFTLAAVLRIVGPKGKVIVAELVPEVITWNQGPMGERSGNPLKDPRTIVHQGDVLELIRAGNGSYDAILLDTDNGPEGLTQPRNNRLYSHRGLQSAYNVLRPGGVLAVWSTDQHDPFTRRLELAGFRVKEEKVFAHRNKGTKHHLWFATRP; from the coding sequence ATGAAGATGCGCATCAACAAGCTGCTCGACCGGGCCCTGATCCCCGGCAACGGCGGCGAACTGCTGTTCTACCAGCGCGGCGATGAGTACAGCATCGAGGTGGTCGGCATCCGGGGCGAGCTGATGTCCACGGCCATGCACGGCTCGGAGGACGCCCTGGCGGAGCTCGCGTTGAAGCGCCTGAAAGCCCCGCAGGAAGCACACGTGGTGATCGGTGGCTTGGGCATGGGCTTCACGCTGGCGGCCGTGCTGCGCATCGTGGGCCCCAAGGGCAAGGTGATCGTGGCGGAGCTGGTGCCCGAGGTGATCACCTGGAACCAGGGACCGATGGGCGAGCGCTCCGGCAACCCGCTGAAGGACCCGCGCACCATCGTACATCAGGGCGATGTGCTGGAACTGATCCGCGCCGGCAATGGGAGCTACGATGCCATCCTGCTCGACACGGACAATGGACCGGAGGGCTTGACCCAGCCGAGGAACAACCGGCTCTACTCGCATCGCGGTCTCCAGTCCGCTTACAACGTGCTTCGCCCCGGCGGTGTCTTGGCCGTGTGGTCCACCGACCAGCATGATCCCTTCACACGCCGCCTGGAACTGGCCGGTTTCCGGGTGAAGGAGGAGAAGGTCTTCGCGCACCGGAACAAGGGCACGAAGCACCACCTGTGGTTCGCCACGCGGCCGTAA
- the trxA gene encoding thioredoxin produces the protein MALELTDSNFEELVLKSDKPVMVDFWAEWCGPCRMVGPVVEELGKEYDGKAVVGKLNVDHNPGISMKYGIRSIPTILFFKNGEVVDRSVGAVPKPQLAQKLDGQLA, from the coding sequence ATGGCACTCGAACTGACCGACAGCAACTTTGAGGAACTCGTCCTGAAGAGCGACAAGCCCGTGATGGTGGACTTCTGGGCCGAATGGTGCGGCCCTTGCCGCATGGTGGGCCCCGTCGTGGAGGAACTTGGCAAGGAATACGACGGCAAGGCGGTGGTGGGAAAGCTGAATGTGGACCACAACCCCGGCATCAGCATGAAGTACGGCATCCGCAGCATCCCCACCATCCTGTTCTTCAAGAACGGCGAGGTGGTGGACCGCAGCGTGGGCGCCGTGCCCAAGCCGCAGCTCGCCCAGAAGCTCGACGGGCAGCTGGCCTGA
- a CDS encoding tetratricopeptide repeat protein yields MRHLLSAVLFAACSAATAQDASLVPSLRAELAAAAHDTARADALARLCFNLIQSQPDSARSYGERALALASRIGQPRAIADAHNNLGWLETQQGRFKEAEAHFQEALTRFRRIGNPAFTSVTLSNMGWLADKQGDRVGALQRFQAALKESEAAKDTASNAILLYSIGTTYSKMKEYDRARSFMEASLELEERLGRSSKQANCLLAMGNTWRSEGDPAKAQALYARADQLFRSTKDHYGAGMVLENSGDLFLEGDPKRALPYYQRALAHYDTLDSPADKAYILQRIGMAYSGMRKYAEARASYDACLDLANRTRSTELVMDLHLSLAELAVKQGRSEEALAHYQRHMALKDSLHGAEAQRELMRLRATFETEQAERENALLKTENEVRRLNEERLKVRWMAAAGASALLISLLGLLYRNYRLRGRHTRDVERFNAELQAQRDQVQHMNDLLELKVLRSQLNPHFIHNCQNSAIAMVKEGRSVEALAYLQGLSKLMRMVLEHSVNDRITVEEEMAFLRLYVKLESLRLPGLQCEVDADRALLDEEAELPALLVQPFVENALWHGLAEKEGPRQLSIRFTATDKGLRCTVRDNGVGRQAGGRADGQRSLGTELTNERLQLLTHRLQQKGRFTINDLKDTAGHPAGTEVVIELEG; encoded by the coding sequence ATGCGTCACCTCCTGTCGGCCGTCCTGTTCGCCGCCTGCTCGGCCGCAACCGCCCAGGACGCCTCCTTGGTGCCGTCTCTCCGCGCCGAACTCGCCGCGGCCGCTCATGACACGGCGCGCGCCGACGCCCTCGCCCGCCTCTGCTTCAACCTGATCCAATCCCAGCCGGACAGCGCCCGCAGCTATGGGGAACGGGCCCTTGCGCTCGCCTCGCGCATCGGCCAGCCACGCGCCATCGCCGATGCGCATAACAACCTGGGCTGGCTGGAGACGCAGCAAGGGCGCTTCAAGGAGGCGGAGGCCCACTTCCAGGAGGCGCTGACGCGCTTCCGGAGGATCGGGAACCCCGCCTTCACCTCTGTGACCCTTTCCAACATGGGCTGGCTGGCCGACAAGCAGGGCGACCGCGTGGGGGCGCTTCAGCGGTTCCAGGCAGCCCTCAAGGAATCGGAAGCCGCAAAGGACACGGCCAGCAACGCCATCCTGCTCTACTCCATCGGGACCACGTACAGCAAGATGAAGGAGTATGACCGCGCGCGGTCCTTCATGGAGGCCTCCTTGGAGCTGGAGGAACGGCTCGGGCGCTCCAGCAAACAGGCCAACTGCCTGCTGGCCATGGGCAACACCTGGCGCAGCGAAGGCGACCCGGCCAAGGCCCAGGCGCTCTACGCCCGCGCCGACCAGCTCTTCCGCAGCACCAAGGACCACTATGGTGCCGGCATGGTGCTGGAGAACAGCGGCGACCTATTCCTTGAAGGCGATCCGAAGAGGGCCCTGCCCTACTACCAGCGTGCCTTGGCCCATTATGACACCCTGGACAGCCCGGCCGACAAGGCCTACATCCTTCAGCGCATCGGCATGGCCTACAGCGGCATGCGCAAATACGCCGAGGCGCGGGCGAGCTACGACGCCTGCTTGGACCTCGCCAACCGCACCCGCAGCACCGAACTGGTGATGGACCTGCACCTGAGCCTGGCCGAGCTGGCCGTGAAGCAGGGCCGGAGCGAGGAAGCCCTCGCCCACTACCAGCGCCACATGGCGCTTAAGGACAGCCTCCACGGCGCGGAGGCCCAGCGCGAGCTCATGCGCCTGCGCGCCACCTTCGAGACAGAACAAGCCGAGCGGGAGAACGCGCTCCTGAAGACCGAGAACGAGGTGCGCCGCCTGAACGAGGAGCGGCTGAAAGTGCGCTGGATGGCAGCGGCCGGCGCCTCAGCGCTGCTGATCTCCCTGCTGGGCCTGCTCTACCGCAACTACCGGCTACGCGGCAGGCATACGCGGGATGTGGAGCGGTTCAACGCCGAACTGCAGGCCCAGCGCGACCAGGTGCAGCACATGAACGACCTGCTGGAGCTGAAGGTGCTGCGCAGCCAGCTCAACCCACACTTCATCCACAACTGCCAGAACAGCGCCATCGCCATGGTGAAGGAGGGCCGCAGCGTGGAGGCGCTGGCCTATCTGCAAGGCCTCAGCAAGCTCATGCGCATGGTGCTGGAGCACTCCGTGAACGACCGCATCACCGTGGAGGAGGAGATGGCCTTCCTCAGGCTATACGTGAAGCTGGAATCGCTACGCCTGCCGGGACTTCAGTGCGAAGTGGACGCCGACCGTGCGCTGCTTGACGAAGAGGCCGAACTGCCCGCGCTGCTGGTACAGCCCTTCGTGGAGAACGCCTTGTGGCATGGCCTGGCGGAGAAGGAAGGGCCACGCCAGCTCAGCATCCGCTTCACGGCCACGGACAAGGGTCTGCGCTGCACGGTTCGGGATAATGGCGTTGGGCGGCAAGCGGGCGGGCGGGCGGACGGTCAGCGCTCCCTTGGCACCGAGCTCACCAACGAACGCCTGCAACTCCTCACCCACCGCCTGCAGCAGAAGGGGCGCTTCACCATTAACGACCTGAAGGACACAGCGGGCCACCCGGCCGGGACGGAGGTGGTGATTGAATTGGAAGGGTGA
- a CDS encoding ABC transporter ATP-binding protein, whose product MLPTSTKLPTSRAERTTTGPKAKIRAKAGALPKAERKVTWRTAFWQYIWPRRKHMLLGLLLIVVSRVAGMVLPGSTKYLLDDVVGQGDLQMLWVLLGAVVGALVVQSVTSYALTQLLSVEAQLLISQLRTQVQRKILALPTSFFDNTKSGALVSRIMSDVEGVRNLVGTGLVQLIGGTLTALISLVWLIYISPWMTFFTLVPVGIFAFVAMKAFGRIRPIFRTRGVINAEVTGRLTESLNGVRVIKGFGAEEQENRTFEQGVQRLFDNVKTSLTATSFISSMSTLLLGLASAGIMGIGAYQMVGGELTSGEFVQFTVLLGFMIAPIVQMSNIGSQLTEAFAGLDRTEEIMNMQPEDIAEERPIVLGEVKGDIAFHDVRFAYAEGKEVLHGIDFTATKGSVIALVGTSGSGKSTIAGLVATYLTPTAGTVTIDGHDLSKVRLSSYRRHLGVVLQDDFLFEGTIRENILFPRPDATKEQLMKAVKGAYVNEFTDRMELGLDTVIGERGVKLSGGQRQRVAIARAMLADPKILILDEATSNLDTESEALIQKSLNELVKDRTTFVIAHRLSTIRQATEILVIEQGRIAERGTHAELIAKEGRYYELYTYQARI is encoded by the coding sequence ATGCTCCCGACCTCCACGAAACTGCCCACGTCCCGTGCCGAGCGCACAACCACTGGCCCCAAGGCCAAGATCCGCGCGAAGGCCGGCGCATTGCCCAAGGCGGAGCGCAAGGTGACGTGGCGCACGGCATTCTGGCAGTACATCTGGCCGCGCCGCAAGCACATGCTCCTGGGCCTGCTGCTGATCGTGGTGAGCCGTGTGGCGGGCATGGTGCTGCCGGGAAGCACCAAGTACCTGCTGGACGATGTGGTGGGACAGGGCGACCTGCAGATGCTGTGGGTGCTGCTGGGCGCCGTAGTAGGCGCGCTGGTGGTGCAGAGCGTGACGAGCTATGCCCTGACCCAACTGCTGAGCGTAGAGGCACAGCTCCTCATCAGCCAACTGCGCACGCAGGTGCAGCGCAAGATCCTCGCACTGCCCACGAGCTTCTTCGACAACACGAAGAGCGGCGCGCTTGTGAGCCGCATCATGAGCGATGTGGAGGGCGTGCGCAACCTGGTGGGCACTGGCCTGGTACAGCTGATCGGCGGCACGCTCACCGCGCTGATCTCGCTGGTGTGGCTCATCTACATCAGCCCGTGGATGACCTTCTTCACCTTGGTGCCGGTGGGCATCTTCGCCTTCGTGGCCATGAAGGCCTTCGGTCGCATCCGGCCCATCTTCCGAACCCGCGGCGTCATCAACGCGGAGGTGACCGGCCGGTTGACGGAATCGCTGAACGGCGTGCGCGTGATCAAGGGCTTCGGTGCCGAGGAGCAGGAGAACCGCACCTTCGAACAGGGCGTGCAGCGTCTCTTCGACAACGTGAAGACCAGCCTCACCGCCACCTCCTTCATCAGCAGCATGAGCACCCTGCTGCTCGGCCTGGCCAGCGCGGGCATCATGGGCATCGGGGCCTACCAGATGGTGGGCGGTGAGCTCACCAGCGGCGAGTTCGTGCAGTTCACCGTGCTGCTGGGCTTCATGATCGCGCCCATCGTGCAGATGAGCAACATCGGCAGCCAGCTCACCGAGGCCTTCGCCGGACTGGACCGCACCGAGGAGATCATGAACATGCAGCCCGAGGACATCGCGGAGGAACGGCCCATCGTGCTGGGCGAGGTGAAGGGCGACATCGCCTTCCACGATGTGCGCTTCGCCTACGCGGAAGGCAAGGAGGTGCTGCACGGCATCGACTTCACCGCCACAAAGGGCTCCGTGATCGCGCTGGTGGGCACGAGCGGCAGCGGCAAGAGCACCATCGCGGGCTTGGTGGCCACCTACCTCACCCCCACCGCCGGCACCGTCACCATCGATGGCCACGACCTGAGCAAGGTGCGCCTGAGCAGCTACCGCAGGCACCTGGGCGTGGTGCTGCAGGACGACTTCCTCTTCGAAGGCACGATCCGCGAGAACATCCTCTTCCCCCGCCCGGACGCCACCAAGGAGCAGTTGATGAAGGCCGTGAAGGGCGCCTACGTGAACGAGTTCACCGACCGCATGGAACTGGGATTGGATACGGTGATCGGTGAGCGCGGCGTGAAGCTGAGCGGCGGCCAGCGACAGCGTGTGGCCATCGCGCGGGCCATGCTGGCCGACCCGAAGATCCTCATCCTTGACGAGGCCACCAGCAACCTGGACACCGAGAGCGAGGCGCTGATCCAGAAGAGCCTGAACGAGCTGGTGAAGGACCGCACCACCTTCGTGATCGCGCACCGCCTGAGCACCATCCGGCAGGCCACGGAGATCCTGGTGATCGAGCAGGGTCGCATCGCTGAACGCGGCACGCACGCCGAGCTCATCGCGAAGGAGGGCCGCTACTACGAGCTGTACACCTATCAGGCGCGCATCTGA